From one Candidatus Woesearchaeota archaeon genomic stretch:
- the polX gene encoding DNA polymerase/3'-5' exonuclease PolX, translated as MKNLEIAALFYEIADMLEMQNVQWKPQAYRKAAKGLEALGEDVEEIYKKEGIDGFRKIPGVGENLALKIEQYIKTGKINEYEKLKRSMPAHLNDLMAISSLGPKKAIILNKKLGIKSVGDLGRAIKQHRIAKLFGFGAKTEENILRGIELMKRGQERKLLGIVLPIARDIAAKLKKLKEVDKIEVGGSIRRRKETIRDIDILITSKKPAPVMDLFTSLPDVDRVLAKGITKSSVILKNNMQVDLRVLDPKCFGAALQYFTGNKEHNIILRERAIKKGLKLSEYGLFNKKTNRLVAGKTEEEVYKKLGLPYIEPELRENTGEIDAALNKKLPKVIGYNDIKGDLHVHSKYSDGDDSIEDIANYAKKIGYEYICISDHSKSQHIAHGLDENRLLKQIDEIKKINKKLKNFRILMGSEVDIKSDGSLDFSDDILKKLDVVIASVHSGFKSPKEEMTNRVVKALKNENVDIFGHPTGRLINEREPYEIDLNEVFDVAKERKNLFLEINASPSRMDLNDANIKLAVSKGLKLAINTDSHSIMQLHYMELGIAAARRGWAEKKDIINCLGLKEIMKIFRISNYLNSAPSLASTATSLLTILPERKSKIFLPPRLNDHLVPLK; from the coding sequence ATGAAAAACCTCGAAATCGCAGCATTGTTCTATGAAATAGCAGATATGCTCGAAATGCAAAATGTGCAGTGGAAGCCTCAGGCATATAGAAAGGCTGCAAAAGGATTAGAAGCATTAGGCGAGGATGTTGAGGAGATCTATAAAAAAGAAGGCATAGACGGCTTCAGAAAAATTCCCGGTGTCGGCGAAAATCTTGCCCTGAAAATAGAGCAGTACATCAAGACAGGCAAAATAAATGAATATGAAAAATTAAAAAGATCAATGCCTGCTCATCTTAATGATCTGATGGCAATTTCATCTCTTGGCCCGAAAAAAGCCATTATTCTGAATAAAAAATTAGGCATTAAAAGTGTTGGTGATTTAGGAAGAGCGATAAAACAGCACAGGATTGCAAAATTATTTGGGTTCGGGGCAAAAACAGAGGAAAACATTTTGAGAGGAATTGAGCTGATGAAAAGAGGCCAGGAGAGAAAATTGCTTGGTATTGTGCTGCCAATTGCCCGCGATATTGCTGCTAAATTAAAGAAACTGAAAGAGGTTGATAAGATTGAAGTCGGCGGCAGCATCAGAAGAAGAAAAGAAACAATAAGGGACATTGACATTTTAATAACATCAAAAAAGCCCGCTCCTGTGATGGATCTTTTCACATCTCTGCCTGATGTTGATAGAGTTTTAGCTAAAGGCATTACAAAATCTTCAGTTATCTTAAAAAACAATATGCAGGTTGATTTAAGGGTTCTCGATCCAAAATGTTTTGGCGCAGCATTGCAGTACTTTACAGGCAACAAAGAGCACAACATAATATTAAGGGAAAGGGCAATCAAAAAAGGATTAAAGTTAAGTGAATATGGCTTGTTTAACAAAAAGACAAACAGATTAGTCGCTGGCAAAACAGAGGAAGAAGTCTATAAAAAATTAGGTTTGCCTTATATCGAACCAGAGTTAAGAGAAAATACAGGCGAAATAGATGCTGCATTAAATAAAAAACTGCCTAAAGTAATCGGCTATAATGACATCAAAGGGGATTTGCACGTGCACAGCAAATATTCTGATGGTGATGACAGCATAGAAGATATTGCGAATTACGCCAAAAAAATTGGTTACGAATATATTTGCATTTCAGACCATTCCAAAAGCCAGCATATCGCGCATGGCCTTGATGAAAACAGATTGTTAAAGCAGATTGATGAAATTAAAAAAATAAACAAAAAACTGAAAAATTTCAGAATACTGATGGGAAGCGAAGTTGATATAAAATCAGACGGCAGCCTGGATTTCAGCGACGATATTCTTAAAAAATTGGATGTTGTTATTGCATCTGTCCATTCTGGGTTTAAATCTCCAAAAGAAGAAATGACAAACAGAGTTGTTAAAGCCCTTAAAAATGAAAATGTTGACATCTTCGGCCATCCAACAGGAAGGCTGATCAATGAAAGAGAGCCTTATGAAATCGATCTTAATGAAGTCTTTGATGTTGCAAAAGAAAGAAAAAACCTCTTTTTGGAGATCAATGCTTCTCCTTCAAGAATGGATCTAAATGATGCAAACATAAAACTGGCAGTAAGCAAAGGGTTAAAATTGGCAATAAACACAGATTCTCACAGCATAATGCAGCTTCATTATATGGAGCTAGGCATAGCAGCTGCAAGAAGAGGATGGGCTGAAAAGAAAGACATTATTAATTGCCTCGGATTGAAAGAAATAATGAAAATCTTCAGAATAAGTAATTATCTTAATTCCGCGCCTTCTCTGGCTTCAACAGCAACTTCACTGCTTACAATCCTTCCCGAAAGAAAGTCTAAAATTTTTCTGCCGCCCCGCCTTAATGACCATCTAGTTCCTCTTAAGTAA
- a CDS encoding polyprenyl synthetase family protein codes for MKQYLDDKLLRIEKSLQRFYNKLKSSDLLDNLATIGSINKDTFRKAIYEPSKEAVVVTGGKRIRPVLVYLAHDIVGGSFKHIDDLAILPEFSHKGSVVIDDVEDEAQKRDGRDPLYKSHGVSIALNTGNFLYFVVKLVLDGVEIDEKRKLEILQDYFHGGLIAHIGQGSDIYWRETQTLPTEQEYLQMNAYKNSTFRFATKLGAISGNGTKEQKRSLEEIAEATGTAYQLRDDLLSLEENAHDYGDDITEGKISLMVLRTLQNQGKNAERLRSILSSKTRTPAVIREAINIMKNNGSIEYAEHTARNLVDKANEKLFKEFPESKYRKLFSQFIEYAVSRKK; via the coding sequence GTGAAACAATATTTAGATGACAAGCTATTAAGGATTGAAAAAAGTTTGCAAAGATTTTATAATAAATTAAAATCCAGTGATTTGCTTGATAATTTAGCTACAATTGGGTCAATTAACAAGGATACTTTTAGAAAAGCGATTTATGAGCCATCAAAGGAGGCCGTAGTTGTTACTGGTGGAAAAAGGATAAGGCCTGTTTTGGTTTACCTTGCTCATGATATAGTTGGAGGATCATTCAAGCACATTGATGATTTGGCCATTCTTCCAGAATTTTCCCATAAGGGTTCTGTTGTTATTGATGATGTTGAAGATGAAGCACAAAAAAGAGATGGCAGAGATCCTCTGTATAAATCTCATGGAGTATCAATCGCATTAAATACGGGTAATTTTCTTTATTTTGTTGTGAAGTTAGTTTTGGATGGAGTTGAGATAGATGAAAAAAGAAAATTAGAAATTCTGCAAGATTATTTTCATGGTGGATTAATCGCACATATTGGACAAGGTTCAGATATATATTGGAGAGAAACGCAAACATTACCGACAGAACAAGAATATTTACAAATGAATGCTTACAAAAATTCTACATTCAGGTTTGCTACCAAACTAGGAGCAATTTCAGGAAATGGAACTAAAGAACAAAAAAGAAGTTTAGAAGAAATTGCGGAAGCTACAGGAACCGCTTATCAACTAAGAGATGACTTGTTAAGTTTAGAAGAAAATGCACATGATTATGGAGATGATATTACAGAAGGAAAAATTAGTTTAATGGTTTTGAGAACATTGCAGAATCAAGGTAAAAATGCAGAAAGGTTAAGGAGCATTTTATCTTCAAAAACAAGAACTCCGGCAGTGATAAGGGAAGCGATTAACATAATGAAGAATAACGGTTCAATTGAATATGCAGAACATACAGCAAGAAATTTGGTTGATAAGGCTAATGAAAAATTATTCAAAGAATTTCCAGAATCAAAATACAGGAAACTTTTTTCACAATTTATTGAATACGCAGTCTCACGAAAGAAATAA
- a CDS encoding ATP-dependent DNA helicase, giving the protein MKDLLFPYDAVRDVQKEMLSLVDDAIMNGKKLIVHAPTGLGKTAAVLAPALKNSIKNDLTVFFLTSRHTQHQIAIKTLKEIKEKYDLKFTVADIIGKKWMCSFPEVENLGSNDFADYCKSMRKDDKCEFYVNTKKAKLSVEAKQAIDQLENDSPCSSERIIELCRNRKLCPYEIAIELAKNSKVIITDYNYIFNPKIQDSFFAKTGKEIGKSVIIIDEGHNLPSRMRELMTSIISSFTIKRAIQEAKKNNKDIIPKLSQIQDVLNDLAEDLETDHEKLVEKEEFIDKTKKFADYDELTAELELIGTEIRENEKKSFIGSVANFLESWHGDDEGFTRILENKNTKFGPSIALTYRCLDPSLTTRPVIANSHSTIMMSGTLTPTSMYADLLGFPKGTVEASLKSPFPEKNKLMLVVPQTTTKFTKRNEEQYRKIAAICADIANNVPGNSIIFFPSYELMKNVNLFFKDLCRITTFIEDRKFNKKEKIEFLEKFKSYKNKGGATLLAVIGANFAEGIDLPDLLKAVVIVGLPLQKPSLEIKELMKYYEEKFGKGVDYGYILPALQKILQAAGRCIRSETDKGVIVFLEERYILPTYFRCFENETNLKVTNEYMEEIKKFFSL; this is encoded by the coding sequence ATGAAAGATCTTTTATTCCCTTATGACGCTGTGAGAGATGTCCAGAAAGAGATGCTTTCTTTGGTTGATGATGCGATAATGAACGGGAAAAAGCTGATCGTCCATGCTCCGACTGGGCTGGGGAAAACAGCTGCAGTATTGGCGCCTGCTTTAAAGAACTCAATAAAAAACGATCTGACTGTTTTCTTTTTAACATCAAGGCATACACAGCATCAGATTGCAATAAAAACCTTAAAGGAAATAAAAGAAAAATATGATCTGAAGTTCACAGTAGCAGACATAATCGGGAAGAAATGGATGTGCTCTTTTCCGGAAGTGGAAAATCTGGGCTCAAATGATTTTGCGGATTACTGCAAATCAATGAGGAAAGATGACAAATGCGAATTCTATGTCAACACAAAAAAAGCAAAGCTGAGCGTTGAGGCAAAGCAGGCAATAGATCAGCTTGAAAATGATTCCCCATGCAGCTCGGAAAGGATAATAGAGCTCTGCAGGAATAGAAAGCTATGCCCTTATGAGATTGCAATTGAGCTTGCCAAGAATTCCAAGGTGATAATAACAGATTATAATTATATTTTCAATCCAAAAATACAGGATTCGTTTTTTGCAAAAACAGGCAAGGAGATTGGAAAATCCGTAATAATAATTGACGAGGGCCATAACCTGCCTTCAAGGATGCGGGAGCTGATGACAAGCATCATTTCGAGCTTTACAATTAAAAGGGCAATACAGGAGGCAAAGAAGAACAACAAGGATATAATACCCAAATTATCGCAGATACAGGATGTGCTGAATGATCTGGCTGAAGACCTTGAAACTGACCATGAGAAGCTTGTTGAAAAAGAAGAATTCATTGACAAAACAAAGAAGTTTGCAGACTATGATGAATTAACTGCAGAGCTTGAGCTGATTGGAACAGAGATAAGGGAGAATGAAAAAAAGAGCTTTATAGGATCTGTTGCAAATTTTCTGGAATCATGGCATGGCGATGACGAGGGATTTACAAGAATATTGGAAAACAAGAATACCAAATTCGGGCCTTCAATTGCATTAACCTATCGCTGCCTTGATCCTTCGCTGACAACGAGGCCGGTAATAGCCAATTCGCATTCAACAATCATGATGTCAGGCACATTGACTCCCACTTCAATGTATGCTGATCTGCTTGGCTTTCCAAAAGGGACAGTTGAAGCCAGCCTTAAAAGCCCTTTTCCGGAGAAAAACAAACTGATGCTGGTTGTTCCGCAGACAACAACAAAATTCACAAAAAGAAATGAAGAGCAGTACAGGAAGATTGCAGCCATTTGCGCGGATATAGCAAATAATGTCCCGGGCAATTCAATAATTTTCTTCCCAAGCTATGAGCTTATGAAGAATGTAAATTTATTTTTTAAGGATTTATGCAGGATAACAACTTTTATTGAAGACAGGAAATTCAACAAAAAAGAAAAAATTGAGTTTCTTGAGAAATTTAAAAGTTATAAAAATAAAGGCGGTGCAACTTTATTGGCTGTTATCGGTGCGAATTTTGCAGAGGGGATAGATCTTCCAGATTTATTGAAAGCTGTTGTAATAGTCGGCCTGCCATTGCAGAAGCCAAGCCTTGAAATAAAGGAGTTGATGAAATACTATGAAGAGAAATTCGGGAAAGGCGTTGATTACGGCTATATACTGCCTGCTCTCCAGAAAATCCTGCAGGCTGCAGGGAGATGCATAAGATCAGAAACAGACAAGGGCGTTATTGTATTTTTGGAAGAAAGATATATTTTGCCGACTTATTTCAGGTGCTTTGAGAATGAGACGAATCTTAAGGTGACGAATGAGTATATGGAAGAGATAAAGAAGTTTTTTAGTTTATAA
- a CDS encoding winged helix DNA-binding protein, protein MDNKKIFHVFFRDKPTLMLIGLRNSKSKIYASNLAKSIDCTYSHVVKILQEMEKAGLVNFDKQGRLKLLALTKKGEEIAEHMEKVRNLL, encoded by the coding sequence TTGGATAACAAAAAAATATTCCATGTATTTTTCAGGGACAAGCCGACGCTGATGCTTATAGGCCTAAGGAATTCAAAATCTAAGATTTACGCTTCTAACCTTGCAAAATCAATTGACTGCACTTATTCGCATGTTGTGAAGATCCTGCAGGAAATGGAAAAAGCAGGCCTTGTGAACTTCGACAAGCAGGGAAGATTAAAGCTGCTGGCCCTTACAAAGAAAGGCGAAGAGATCGCAGAGCACATGGAAAAGGTAAGGAATTTATTGTAA
- a CDS encoding DHH family phosphoesterase → MDKYEQFKEEIAKAVESFRQWDKNETIRLIGHLDSDGIAASSIMIRALNNANRKYSISIVHQLTQDVIKELAAENYSYYFFVDLGSGQIDAIKKTLANKTTIVLDHHEVEEFETNDNMTFINPHLLGIDGSKEIAGAGLAYLFASTLNEKNKDMAHIAIVGAIGDIQNNNGFLRLNEEILREAEKQGKIKVTRGLKVFGGETKPLHKVLEYSSDVFIPGVTGSESGAIQFLNDIGVDAKTGKDWNKLSRLEEEDLQKLATGIILRRLSEKKPEDIFADVYTLVEEEKESPLRDAKEFSTLLNACGRLNKASLGIGACLNDKKIKLKAIRQLTEYKKEIVNAMRWFDENKSSKNIMTEDGFMIINAEDNIMPTMIGTMASIISKSGGFREGTLILSMARTDGKMTKISLRVAGHEANDMNLKDIIEEIVGKAEGSEIGGHKQAAGALIRTEKEHEFIEAAKSVLRRYAIEEKIGE, encoded by the coding sequence ATGGACAAGTACGAGCAATTCAAGGAAGAGATAGCCAAAGCAGTCGAAAGCTTCAGGCAGTGGGACAAAAATGAAACAATAAGGCTTATAGGGCATCTGGATTCCGACGGAATTGCCGCGTCTTCCATTATGATAAGGGCGCTGAATAATGCTAACAGAAAATACTCTATTTCCATAGTGCACCAGCTGACGCAGGATGTTATCAAGGAGCTTGCTGCTGAAAATTACAGCTATTATTTCTTTGTCGACCTTGGCTCAGGGCAGATAGACGCAATCAAAAAAACACTTGCGAATAAAACAACAATCGTGCTTGACCACCATGAGGTTGAAGAATTTGAAACTAATGATAATATGACATTCATTAACCCTCATCTTCTTGGCATAGACGGCTCGAAGGAAATAGCAGGAGCAGGGCTGGCTTATCTTTTTGCTTCAACATTGAATGAGAAAAACAAGGATATGGCGCATATTGCAATTGTCGGCGCAATCGGCGACATACAGAACAATAATGGTTTTTTAAGATTAAATGAGGAGATTTTGAGAGAAGCAGAGAAGCAGGGAAAGATAAAGGTAACAAGAGGGTTAAAGGTGTTTGGCGGCGAGACAAAGCCGCTGCACAAAGTTCTCGAATACAGCTCTGATGTGTTTATCCCGGGTGTTACAGGATCTGAATCCGGAGCTATACAATTTCTTAATGATATCGGCGTAGATGCAAAAACAGGCAAGGACTGGAACAAGCTTTCAAGGCTTGAAGAAGAGGATTTGCAGAAATTAGCAACTGGGATAATTTTGAGGAGATTGTCAGAGAAAAAGCCCGAGGATATTTTTGCTGATGTTTATACTTTGGTTGAAGAAGAGAAAGAATCTCCATTAAGGGATGCAAAGGAGTTTTCAACTTTATTGAATGCCTGCGGAAGACTGAATAAAGCATCGCTTGGCATTGGCGCTTGTTTGAATGATAAAAAAATAAAATTGAAAGCGATAAGGCAGCTGACTGAATACAAAAAAGAAATTGTAAATGCGATGAGATGGTTTGATGAAAACAAGAGCAGTAAAAATATAATGACTGAAGATGGGTTTATGATAATAAATGCAGAAGACAATATAATGCCGACCATGATAGGGACAATGGCATCAATAATCTCTAAATCAGGTGGCTTTAGGGAAGGCACGCTTATTCTTTCAATGGCAAGGACTGACGGCAAAATGACAAAGATTTCGTTAAGAGTTGCCGGGCATGAAGCTAATGATATGAATCTGAAGGACATAATTGAGGAAATAGTTGGCAAAGCAGAAGGATCTGAGATCGGAGGCCACAAACAGGCAGCAGGAGCTTTGATCAGGACTGAAAAAGAGCATGAATTCATAGAAGCGGCAAAGAGCGTTTTAAGAAGGTATGCAATTGAAGAGAAGATTGGCGAGTGA
- a CDS encoding 30S ribosomal protein S15 produces MARMYSRKRGHAGSKRPSKRAISSWVRYKDKEVELLITKLAKEGKTSSQIGIILRDAYGIPDIKTLMKKNVTAVLKEKGLLKEIPEDIVALIKRSIIIRKHIEANKKDEAAKRGLTITESKIKKLVKYYKKSRRLPESWTYDPSNIKLYLE; encoded by the coding sequence ATGGCAAGAATGTATTCAAGGAAAAGAGGGCATGCTGGATCAAAAAGGCCAAGCAAAAGAGCAATATCAAGCTGGGTCCGCTATAAGGACAAGGAAGTAGAACTGCTGATTACAAAATTGGCAAAAGAAGGAAAAACATCGTCTCAGATAGGCATTATTCTAAGGGATGCTTATGGAATTCCAGATATAAAAACACTGATGAAAAAAAATGTAACAGCTGTTCTGAAAGAAAAGGGTTTGCTGAAGGAAATTCCTGAGGATATTGTGGCGCTCATCAAAAGATCAATCATTATCAGAAAGCATATCGAAGCAAATAAGAAAGACGAGGCTGCAAAAAGAGGGCTGACAATAACAGAGTCAAAAATCAAGAAGCTAGTCAAGTACTATAAGAAATCGCGCAGATTGCCAGAAAGCTGGACATACGATCCCAGCAACATAAAGCTTTACTTAGAATAA
- a CDS encoding GTPase, which yields MKKGFSKATDDVIRKSDIVLEILDARYVSESRNLKTENKIKSYGKKLIYVANKCDLVDKDVLEKQMKALKPSAFVSAKKHYGMTILKKLIIRESNKITDPKVGVIGYPNVGKSSIINMLKGTKAAITGSMPGITRGLQLVRAGKIMLIDAPGVIPFSEKDSTKHALMGAKSFVNVEDPSFVVMDIMKERPGLIEDAYGVAVDDDKEKTLEEIALKTNAVIKGNKPDINRISKRILMRIMKAEIKV from the coding sequence ATGAAAAAAGGATTTTCGAAAGCAACAGATGATGTTATCAGGAAGTCAGACATAGTCTTAGAAATACTGGATGCAAGGTATGTTTCCGAAAGCAGAAACCTAAAGACTGAGAATAAAATAAAGTCATATGGAAAGAAGCTCATTTATGTTGCGAATAAATGCGATCTTGTGGATAAAGATGTCCTTGAAAAACAGATGAAAGCGCTTAAGCCCTCTGCCTTTGTTTCCGCTAAAAAGCATTACGGAATGACTATTTTAAAAAAATTAATAATCAGGGAAAGCAATAAAATAACCGATCCTAAAGTGGGCGTAATCGGCTACCCGAATGTCGGGAAAAGCTCGATCATCAACATGCTGAAAGGCACAAAAGCAGCGATTACAGGCTCTATGCCGGGCATTACAAGGGGCCTGCAGCTTGTCCGCGCGGGAAAGATCATGCTGATCGACGCTCCCGGCGTAATCCCATTCTCAGAGAAAGATTCAACAAAGCATGCGCTTATGGGTGCAAAATCTTTTGTTAATGTTGAAGATCCTTCCTTTGTTGTCATGGACATCATGAAAGAAAGGCCTGGCTTGATCGAGGATGCTTACGGCGTTGCTGTTGATGATGACAAAGAAAAAACACTTGAAGAGATCGCATTGAAAACAAATGCAGTTATCAAAGGCAACAAGCCCGACATCAACAGAATTTCAAAAAGGATTCTGATGAGGATTATGAAAGCAGAGATTAAGGTTTAA
- the dph5 gene encoding diphthine synthase — protein MALYFIGLGLNDEKDVSVKGLEIIKKADFIYLEDYTSKLNIPIEILEKFYNKKITLATREIVEKKPDAILNNAKTKTIAFLVAGDPFAATTHIDLYLRARKENIKCYVIHNASALTSIAMTGLQLYKFGKTTSIPFGNENVESPYDVLKENRSINAHTLFLLDLRPDENKFMSINDAIRYLLKVELRRNEKVFSEKNLCVGCVKLGSLDQEIKSGAAKELMNYKFKEGLQCLIVPSKMHFMEEEMIESFR, from the coding sequence ATGGCATTATATTTTATCGGATTGGGATTGAATGACGAGAAAGATGTATCAGTCAAAGGGCTTGAAATAATCAAGAAAGCAGATTTTATTTATTTGGAAGATTATACTTCAAAATTGAACATACCGATCGAGATTCTTGAAAAATTTTATAATAAAAAAATAACCCTTGCGACAAGGGAGATTGTTGAAAAAAAACCTGATGCCATCTTGAACAATGCAAAGACGAAAACTATTGCATTTCTTGTTGCGGGAGATCCATTTGCAGCGACAACGCACATTGATTTGTATCTGAGGGCGAGAAAAGAGAATATAAAATGCTATGTAATACATAACGCATCTGCCCTCACATCAATAGCTATGACAGGGCTGCAGCTTTACAAGTTTGGAAAGACAACAAGCATTCCGTTTGGCAATGAAAATGTTGAATCGCCTTATGATGTTCTGAAAGAGAACAGATCAATAAATGCGCATACGCTGTTTCTGCTTGATCTGAGGCCTGATGAGAATAAGTTTATGTCAATAAACGATGCGATCAGGTATTTGCTCAAAGTCGAGCTGAGAAGGAATGAGAAGGTTTTCAGTGAAAAAAATTTATGTGTGGGGTGCGTGAAGCTTGGCAGCCTTGATCAGGAGATAAAATCAGGGGCTGCGAAAGAGCTGATGAATTACAAGTTTAAGGAAGGGCTGCAATGCCTGATAGTTCCTTCTAAGATGCATTTTATGGAAGAAGAAATGATTGAATCATTTAGGTGA
- a CDS encoding diphthine--ammonia ligase: MCGIIGVFGRKDAKALVEKGMLVLKNRGRDAKGIYFKGNNCVGHLLHSIVGFLKQPLIGKGVFGANCEIYNWKELNKKYSLNAKNDSDLIFKLLEKRGIEDIKNILEELDGVYAFFYWIENHIFLARDIIGEKPIWFSNTDGFAFASEKKALEKSGYLDIVELNPRQILKYNIKENSIQLINRDFFKIEPEIKDKLETIKNNVKSLLIGAVKRRLPETKFGLLFSGGLDSAVIASILKKLGKKFNCYTAVLEDNEMKQPHDLIAAKYAADALGLKLNVVKIKLNDVEKYLKKIVPLIEDSNVVKVGVALTFFEACSRARKDGCKVVFSGLGSEEIFAGYKRHKDSANINKECLSGLLKLYERDLYRDDVITMFNSLELRLPFLDKKLVDYCLKIPGEYKIKNNQEKYILRLAAKDLGLKKEIYERKKKAAQYGSNFHKAIGKLARRNKFKLKSDYLRQFYPSHNLKLGALVSSGKDSIYAMYVMLKQNYKIGCLITIKSKNPDSFMFHTPSVDLVRLQAESMNIPLVEFETKGEKEEELKDLKKALEIAKKEHKIEGVVTGALYSTYQRDRIEKICDDLGLKIFSPLWHINQETELREILNAGFKFILASVAADGLDKSFLGKTVDNEFVDKLKKISEKNRMNIAGEGGEYESFVVDGPIFNRKIKILDYEIKEESRNTAKLIIKKAELVEK, translated from the coding sequence ATGTGCGGCATTATCGGAGTGTTCGGAAGGAAGGATGCAAAAGCCCTTGTTGAAAAAGGCATGCTTGTTTTGAAGAACAGGGGCAGGGATGCAAAAGGCATTTATTTTAAAGGCAATAACTGTGTCGGTCATCTGCTTCATTCAATTGTAGGCTTTCTGAAGCAGCCTTTGATCGGAAAAGGCGTATTTGGGGCCAATTGTGAAATATATAACTGGAAAGAACTGAACAAAAAATACAGTTTAAACGCAAAAAATGACTCTGATCTTATTTTTAAGCTGTTGGAAAAAAGAGGCATTGAAGATATAAAAAATATTCTCGAAGAGCTTGACGGTGTTTATGCCTTTTTTTATTGGATTGAAAATCATATTTTCCTTGCAAGAGACATAATCGGGGAAAAGCCAATCTGGTTCTCAAATACAGATGGCTTTGCATTTGCATCTGAAAAGAAAGCGCTTGAAAAATCAGGCTATTTGGATATTGTTGAATTAAACCCAAGGCAGATATTGAAATACAATATAAAAGAAAACAGCATTCAGCTCATAAACAGGGATTTCTTTAAAATAGAGCCGGAAATAAAGGACAAGTTAGAAACAATAAAAAACAATGTAAAAAGCCTTTTGATTGGTGCAGTTAAAAGAAGACTCCCGGAAACAAAGTTCGGCTTATTATTTTCAGGCGGCCTTGATTCTGCAGTTATAGCTTCTATTTTAAAAAAGCTTGGGAAAAAGTTCAATTGTTACACCGCAGTATTGGAAGACAATGAAATGAAGCAGCCGCATGACTTAATTGCTGCAAAATATGCTGCAGATGCCCTTGGCTTAAAACTGAATGTTGTGAAAATAAAATTAAATGATGTTGAAAAATATCTGAAAAAAATAGTTCCGTTGATTGAGGATTCAAATGTTGTTAAAGTCGGCGTTGCTCTGACTTTTTTTGAAGCATGCAGCAGAGCAAGAAAAGACGGCTGCAAGGTTGTTTTCTCTGGATTAGGATCAGAAGAAATCTTTGCAGGCTACAAAAGGCACAAGGATTCAGCAAACATCAACAAGGAATGCCTATCTGGATTGCTAAAGCTTTATGAGAGGGATCTTTACAGGGATGATGTAATAACAATGTTCAATAGCCTTGAGCTTAGGCTTCCGTTTCTGGATAAAAAACTAGTTGACTATTGTTTAAAAATACCTGGCGAATACAAAATAAAAAATAACCAGGAAAAATACATCTTGAGATTGGCTGCAAAAGATCTCGGATTGAAAAAAGAAATTTACGAGAGAAAAAAGAAAGCAGCCCAGTACGGCTCAAATTTTCACAAAGCAATTGGAAAGCTTGCAAGAAGAAATAAATTCAAGTTAAAATCAGACTATCTGAGGCAATTTTATCCTAGCCATAATCTAAAGCTCGGCGCATTAGTGAGTTCTGGAAAGGACAGCATCTATGCGATGTACGTAATGCTAAAACAAAATTATAAAATTGGATGCTTAATAACAATAAAAAGCAAAAATCCTGATTCTTTCATGTTCCACACGCCTTCTGTTGATTTAGTCAGGCTGCAGGCCGAGTCAATGAATATTCCTTTGGTTGAATTTGAAACAAAAGGCGAAAAAGAAGAAGAACTGAAAGATTTAAAAAAAGCATTAGAAATTGCAAAAAAAGAGCACAAAATAGAAGGCGTTGTAACAGGCGCGCTTTACTCAACTTACCAGCGCGACAGAATTGAAAAAATCTGCGATGATCTTGGATTAAAAATATTCTCTCCATTATGGCACATCAACCAGGAAACTGAGCTTAGGGAAATACTGAATGCCGGCTTTAAATTTATACTGGCATCTGTTGCTGCTGATGGGCTTGACAAAAGCTTTTTAGGCAAGACAGTTGATAACGAATTTGTTGATAAATTAAAAAAAATAAGCGAAAAGAACAGGATGAACATTGCAGGCGAAGGCGGAGAATATGAGAGTTTTGTTGTTGACGGCCCGATTTTTAATAGAAAAATAAAGATCTTAGATTACGAGATAAAGGAAGAAAGCAGGAATACTGCAAAGCTTATAATAAAGAAAGCTGAGTTGGTTGAAAAATAA
- a CDS encoding type II toxin-antitoxin system RelE/ParE family toxin, protein MVSAAFHPYFKEIFSKIKDRSLKERIIKQFSKIRENPEVGKPMKYDRKGTREVYIHPFRLSYLYIKEENKVLFFDLYHKDEQ, encoded by the coding sequence ATGGTAAGTGCTGCCTTTCATCCTTATTTTAAGGAGATCTTTTCTAAGATTAAGGATAGATCATTAAAAGAGAGAATAATAAAGCAATTTTCAAAGATCAGAGAGAATCCTGAAGTTGGCAAGCCAATGAAATATGACAGAAAAGGCACAAGAGAAGTCTACATACACCCTTTCAGACTTTCTTACCTGTACATAAAAGAAGAAAATAAAGTGCTTTTCTTTGATTTATACCACAAAGACGAACAATAA